The Pristiophorus japonicus isolate sPriJap1 unplaced genomic scaffold, sPriJap1.hap1 HAP1_SCAFFOLD_42, whole genome shotgun sequence genome includes a region encoding these proteins:
- the LOC139250745 gene encoding probable G-protein coupled receptor 139, which yields MGYPLIYRIERIYYPILAVFGVTVNMVAIVILSRGKCGLSKCITRYLVGMAAADLFVVVTDVILNRINIMYFPVNFLSITPVCSVLVVLCIASIDCSVWFTVAFTFDRFIAICCQKLRTKYCTQRTATVVLGAVCLVRPIRCIPFYFTFQPKIIIDQAPWFCFSNESFYNSPVWSAYEWIDSIISPLVPICLIVSFNALTVRHIIAANRIRRGLRNNGQDQNDQNMENRKKSMILLFTLSGNFILLWMIYVVYSLNWLVENYNYMDKYLNTPLYRVQQVGFMLQLLSACTNTCIYGLTQTKFREELKSGMKYLFTLNGKLLK from the exons ATGGGATATCCACTAATATATCGAATCGAACGAATCTACTACCCTATCCTTGCAGTCTTTGGTGTCACCG TTAACATGGTGGCGATTGTGATACTCTCCCGCGGAAAGtgtggtctctccaaatgcatcactcgctATCTGGTGGGAATGGCAGCGGCCGATCTATTTGTTGTTGTCACTGATGTAATTCTGAATCGCATTAATATTATGTATTTTCCTGTTAATTTCTTGTCCATCACTCCTGTATGCTCTGTGTTGGTTGTGTTGTGCATTGCATCCATTGATTGTTCGGTATGGTTTACGgttgctttcacctttgatcgctttatAGCCATTTGCTGTCAGAAGCTCAGAACGAAATATTGCACGCAGAGAACTGCGACTGTGGTTTTAGGAGCCGTGTGCCTGGTTAGACCTATTAGATGTATCCCCTTTTACTTTACATTCCAGCCTAAAATTATAATTGACCAAGCTCCCTGGTTTTGTTTTTCGAATGAAAGCTTCTATAATTCGCCCGTTTGGAGCGCATATGAGTGGATTGATAGTATTATAAGCCCTTTAGTACCGATCTGTTTAATTGTTTCGTTCAATGCACTAACGGTCAGACACATTATAGCGGCAAATAGAATCCGCAGGGGTCTCCGGAACAATGGTCAGGATCAGAATGACCAAAACATGGAGAACCGGAAAAAATCCATGATATTGCTGTTTACTCTATCTGGTAATTTCATACTTTTGTGGATGATATATGTAGTGTATTCGCTAAATTGGTTAGTGGAAAACTATAATTATATGGACAAATACCTCAATACTCCGCTGTATCGGGTTCAGCAGgttggattcatgctgcagcttCTTTCTGCttgtacaaacacgtgtatctatggattaacccagactaaattcagagaggagttgaagagtgGGATGAAATATCTGTTTACTCTAAATGGAAAATTACTTAAATAA